The sequence AACCCGCGGCAGCAGCGTCGGCACCAGTGTGGCAAACCCGGCCGGCAGCTGACCGCTTTCCCACGGTGTGACCTGCTGCTGGTAACGGCTATCCCAGAATGAACTCAAGCTGCTGTCCTGCGCCATGCGGTATCCCCTACTCCCGATTGAGCCGCTATCTTGCCGCCGATCGACAGGCGAAGACAAGGAACGCTCAGTTCAGCGGCGCGCGGTCCGCATCAAACAGGCAGTCCCAGAACAGGCGCAGCCAGTCGTTGCGGTACACCGGCAGCAGATAGCTGCGACCGTCGTGGGTCAACAGCGGCACATAGCCGCGACCCTGCCGCTGCTGCGGCCACCCTAGGGTGACCAGCAGCGACGGCGTCAGCGCCAGCCTGGCCTGCCGCTCAGTCGGCAGGATTGCCTGCAGCCGGCCGCCGCTCTGCATCGCCATCTGCAGCCAGACCTTGCGTCGTGACAGCTGTGCCTGGATCGCCGCACGCTGGGCGTCGCTGAGCGTCAGCCAGTCGGAGACCTCGGCAAAACTCCGGCCGCAACCGAAGCAGACCTCGTCGCCAACGGCGGTGGAGCAGACTCCGATACATGGCGTGGCGATCATGATGGCGGCTCCCGGTGGCTGATGAGGGGAAGAAATAAACAGTGCGGAGAAATGATAAAGGCCACTTGCAAGCAAGTGGCCTTTGAATGATTTTTTGGTCGGAGTGAAAGGATTCGAACCTTCGACCCCTTGCACCCCATGCAAGTGCGCTACCGGGCTGCGCCACACTCCGACTCAAGGCAAAAATTATAAACAGTTATTCAGTCTTTGCCAAGGCTCAGATCCAGCCAGTCCAGGATGGCCTGCAGCTCCTTGCGCACTTCGCCGGCAGTAGCCGGGGCCGGCTGGTCACCTTCTAGGCGCTGGCGGGCACCATGCAGCGTAAAACCGTCGTCGTAGAGCAGGGAACGGATGCGACGCACCAGCAAGACCTCGCGGTGCTGGTAGTAGCGACGGTTGCCGCGGCGCTTGACGTTGCGCAGCTCGGAAAACTCCTGCTCCCAATAGCGCAGTACATGCTGCTTGACGCCGGTCAGCTCGCTGACTTCACCGATGGTGAAATAGCGTTTGGCCGGAATGGCAGGAAGCTCAGCCTTGGGTATTTGCATGATGTTGTTCAACCATTCCCTTGAGTTTCTGACTTGCATGGAAAGTTACCACGCGTCGGGCGGTGATGGGAATCTCTTCGCCGGTTTTCGGGTTACGCCCCGGGCGCTGCGGCTTGTCGCG is a genomic window of Vogesella indigofera containing:
- a CDS encoding DUF1289 domain-containing protein; the protein is MIATPCIGVCSTAVGDEVCFGCGRSFAEVSDWLTLSDAQRAAIQAQLSRRKVWLQMAMQSGGRLQAILPTERQARLALTPSLLVTLGWPQQRQGRGYVPLLTHDGRSYLLPVYRNDWLRLFWDCLFDADRAPLN
- a CDS encoding MerR family transcriptional regulator is translated as MQIPKAELPAIPAKRYFTIGEVSELTGVKQHVLRYWEQEFSELRNVKRRGNRRYYQHREVLLVRRIRSLLYDDGFTLHGARQRLEGDQPAPATAGEVRKELQAILDWLDLSLGKD